In the Oscillospiraceae bacterium genome, GAATGAGGGACGCAATACGGGCAATCAGTTCGTCCATATCAAACGGTTTTGTCAGATAATCGTCCGCCCCGGCCCGTAAGCCCCGCACTTTAGAAATGCTGTCATTTTTGGATGTAAACATCAAAATCGGCAGGCTGTTCTCTTTACGGATTTCTTCCAGCGTTTCAAAGCCATCCATACCGGGCATCATCACATCCAGCACTACAAGCTGATACTCCTGCTCTTTTAATTTCTGCAAGCCCTCTTTTCCGGTATTACAAAAATCAGCTTCTATGTTTTCTGCTTGTACGCTGCGTTTAATCAAAGCGCACAGTTCTCTGTCATCATCTATGATCAAAATTTTATTCATGGCGCAGCTCCTTCCCTTGTCTTGTCCGCCCATCAATCGGCTTCTCCGCAGTTTTAGGGATCAGCCAAACACCGGCCATTTTCACAGCGCCGGGGATACGCCCACCAGCACAATAATAATTTACCCTACGA is a window encoding:
- a CDS encoding response regulator transcription factor, whose amino-acid sequence is MNKILIIDDDRELCALIKRSVQAENIEADFCNTGKEGLQKLKEQEYQLVVLDVMMPGMDGFETLEEIRKENSLPILMFTSKNDSISKVRGLRAGADDYLTKPFDMDELIARIASLIRRYTRFNHQAGAVQKLDFDGLQIDLENRSVTTENGTFELPPKEFDLLLYCAKHQGKILTKQQIYEEVWGEEYFYDDSNIMAIISRLRKKLEVNPSSPKYIQTVKGIGYRFNKEV
- a CDS encoding helix-turn-helix domain-containing protein, whose translation is MDYMTLKEAAEKWGVTPRRVNYYCAGGRIPGAVKMAGVWLIPKTAEKPIDGRTRQGKELRHE